The genomic segment TCTTTCTTGATCGATTTGCGAAACAGCGCGGCCAGACGACGCAGCGCCTTGTTGCCAGCGATGGTGCCGTACTTCTCGTTGATCTCGCGGAAGTGGTCGATATTGACGAGGACCAGGCAGGCGGATGCGCTGTGTTCGCTTTGAAACAGCTCGGCAAGCTTTGCCAGGAACGCGGCACGGTTGGGAAGCGCGGTCAGCGAGTCCTTCAGCGAGGCGGCCTGAAGCTTGCGGCTGCTGGTTTCCTGATCGCGGATTTTTTCCAGACCTTGGCGCACGAAATTATGCAGGCTGGCCTGTTCGTGATGAATGTCTTCCAGCAGTTGGGCGAGATAATCCTGCGTCAACGGCGTGGAGGACTTTGCGGAGACCGATGCCAGTAGGGTTTCGGAACGGTCCAGTGCCGCAGAAAGGCGCACCGAAATCTGCTCGATTGTGGTGGCTGCTTCGCTTGCGGCATGTGCCGCCGCCATGCGCGAAAAGCCTGGCAGATTGTGCTTCTGGCCGACCATGTCAATTTCGTGCTGTTGCGGGGAATTTCCCAGCGCCAGGATATCTCGGCCCATGGCGGCGTTGTGTCCGGCCAGCACCTCGAAGAAAAGCTCGTAATTTCGTGGCAAAGGGGCAAGGTTCATCTTGGTAATGAACTGCGTCACCTTGGTGACGATGACGCCGCTTCTGGACGTGTCTCGGCTTTTGCTGCTGGTTGGTGTCGTCATGCCCCCGCATCTCCATACACTCGATATGCCGCTCTCGCAGTACATCTGACCATTTCAGCATTCTATTGTTCAAGACACTTTAAAATACCATAAATGGCGGACATCAATTGCAAGTAGCGGCTGCATTCGATGGCGTGATGAGTGCCATGACATTTCGTCATTTGATCATCCTGAAGTCCGCTGATTTGATGGGACAAGTTTCACATGCGGGAAGGACCAGCCATGACATCCAGAACCCTCTATTCTCTTTGCGGAGCAGATGACGCCCGGCCATTTTCGCCCCATTGCTGGAAGACGGTTTTATCGCTCGCGCACAAAGGGCTGGATTTTGAAGAGCGTCCGCTCGCATTCACCGCCATTCCGGGCGTGGAAAACGGCTATTCCAAAACGGTGCCGATCTTGCGGGATGGCGATCAACTGGTGAAAGACAGTTTTGAAATCGCACTGTATCTGGACGAGGCCTATCCCGACGCGCCGTCCCTGTTCAACGGGGAGGGCGGCAAGGCTCTGGCCCGTTTCGTCGAAAGCTGGTCGCAGACCCAGCTTCATCCCGCCATCGCCAAATTTGCCGTTTTGGATATTCACGACATATTGGACGAGCAGGACAGGGTCTATTTCCGCGAAAGCCGCACCAAGCGTTTTGGCCGGACGCTCGAGGAGGTAACTGCCAATCGTGACGCCGAGATTGCGGCGTTTCCGGCAAAGCTGGAACCGATCCGTAGCATGCTGACCTTCCAACCGTTCATTGGTGGCGATTGCCCGCTCTTTGCCGATTATATCGTTTTCGGTGCGCTACAATGGGTCCGCATCATCTCCGGCGTGGACATGTTCGCTGACAAAGACCCCGTGCGCGATTGGTTCGAGCGATGCCTTGATCTGCACGGTGCAAGGGGACGAAGTGTGACAGCGGCGTGAAATGTGACACCGGACATGTCAAATCCGGTGCTCCCCCTTGTTTTCGGGCCTTCGGGCGGGTAAACACCGCCCACTTTCTCCAAGGACAAGGAACAGACACATGGCGATTGAACGCACATTTTCGATGATCAAGCCTGACGCGACCAAGCGCAACCTGACCGGCGCGATCACCAAGGTATTTGAAGACAACGGCCTGCGCATCATCGCATCCAAGCGCGTCTGGATGAGCAAGCGCGAAGCAGAAGGCTTCTACGCTGTTCACAAGGAACGTCCTTTCTTCGGCGAACTGGTTGAAGGCATGACATCCGGCCCGACCATCGTTCAGGTTCTGGAAGGCGAAAACGCAATCCTCAAGAACCGCGAAATCATGGGTGCTACCAACCCTGCCAACGCTGACGAAGGCACGATCCGCAAGCAGTTCGCGCTGTCCATCGGCGAAAACTCCGTTCACGGTTCGGATGCCCCTGAAACTGCCGCTCAGGAAATCGCCTACTGGTTCGCAGAAACCGAAATCGTCGGCTGATTCAGTTTTTGAAGCGGCGGAATCTTTTTGTGAGATGCGCGCTTTAAGGTGATGAAGTGATTTGGAAAACGGAGCCGAGAGGCTCCGTTTTTTGTGTGCGTGTGTTGGTTGGTCAGTTGGCGTTTTGCCGTGTGGCTCACCCCCCTCTGGCCTGCCGGCCATCTCCCCCACAAGGAGGCAGATCAGCTGGGCGTGAACACCTACTTCCATCTCGACGTTGGAGATGGCCGAGTGGCCGCCACGAGTCGATCTCCCCACCTGTGGGGGAGATGGCCGGCAGGCCAGAGGGGGGTGAGCCACACGGCAAAACGCCAACCAATTTCAGCGAGCAGGACACCCCGAAACCGGCGCCATATCCGTACTCCCATCCGCCTTAAACACCTCCGGGTTTGGCGTGTAGAGCGGCCCCACCACGAGCGGCTTGGCGGGCAGCATCGATTGATCGGTATCGGATGTGATGCTCGTCTCTATCGTCTGCATCACATGCCCGTCCGGCGCTTTCAGACGGATCTTTACCTGATAGGCACGGCCTTCTTTGACGCATTCGACTGGCGGGCTCTGCAGCACGATTTTCGGACTTTTGGGAAACAGCCGTTCCGTTACGGCGAATGCCTCACCGCCACGGGGATTTTCAAAGCTGGCTTCGATGCTGCTTCCTTCCCTGATAGGCGCAGTCGGCTGTAGCGTTACAAGATAAGTCGCGGTGGCCACACGATAATTGAAGACGAACATGCGACCGGACACGCTGACGATTTCTCTTTGCTCTTCGCGCTGACAGGCTGTCAGCAGGAGAGTGGCGGTGAGGAGAATGGCGACCGTCTTCATGACGCCGTCTCCTTCTTGCGCCGGTAGTGCTTGGCCGCCTTCTGCCGATTGCCGCAGACCGCCATGTCGCACCAGATGCGGCTGCGGTTCTTGCTGCGGTCGATGAACAGCCACCCGCAATGGCCGCAAATCCGCAATCGGGTGCGATCCGGCCCTGCCATGAGGTTCAGCACGGAGCGGGCGGTTGCCGCTTCGAGGCTGTGTCTGTCAGGCGCGTTTTTGAGAGCCTTGGCAGAGGCGGTCAAAAGGGCGGCCAACAGGTCGTTTTCATCCTGTCCCGTCTCGATCAACTGGCGGAAATAGCGGTCGGTCGCTTCGCGCAGTTCGATCAGATTCACTCGGTTTGTGGCAGAGGGTGTCGCAAGGGCAGGGAATATGCCC from the Agrobacterium vaccinii genome contains:
- a CDS encoding GGDEF domain-containing protein; this translates as MTTPTSSKSRDTSRSGVIVTKVTQFITKMNLAPLPRNYELFFEVLAGHNAAMGRDILALGNSPQQHEIDMVGQKHNLPGFSRMAAAHAASEAATTIEQISVRLSAALDRSETLLASVSAKSSTPLTQDYLAQLLEDIHHEQASLHNFVRQGLEKIRDQETSSRKLQAASLKDSLTALPNRAAFLAKLAELFQSEHSASACLVLVNIDHFREINEKYGTIAGNKALRRLAALFRKSIKKDDFAARIGGNDFAFLFSGVSQGTAQSIAERLRHTVENLRFATKEGDGEHLTVSMGVAASEGTVSPAEFYGHAELALLAARSGARNCVIPYCREVAQRSRNSYLMQIGG
- a CDS encoding glutathione S-transferase family protein, yielding MTSRTLYSLCGADDARPFSPHCWKTVLSLAHKGLDFEERPLAFTAIPGVENGYSKTVPILRDGDQLVKDSFEIALYLDEAYPDAPSLFNGEGGKALARFVESWSQTQLHPAIAKFAVLDIHDILDEQDRVYFRESRTKRFGRTLEEVTANRDAEIAAFPAKLEPIRSMLTFQPFIGGDCPLFADYIVFGALQWVRIISGVDMFADKDPVRDWFERCLDLHGARGRSVTAA
- the ndk gene encoding nucleoside-diphosphate kinase — translated: MAIERTFSMIKPDATKRNLTGAITKVFEDNGLRIIASKRVWMSKREAEGFYAVHKERPFFGELVEGMTSGPTIVQVLEGENAILKNREIMGATNPANADEGTIRKQFALSIGENSVHGSDAPETAAQEIAYWFAETEIVG
- a CDS encoding CGNR zinc finger domain-containing protein, which produces MNFVWTPHRFVGGALALDVANSVILRFDNEKSVDLFAMPEQVDSFCEAAARLSAERGIFPALATPSATNRVNLIELREATDRYFRQLIETGQDENDLLAALLTASAKALKNAPDRHSLEAATARSVLNLMAGPDRTRLRICGHCGWLFIDRSKNRSRIWCDMAVCGNRQKAAKHYRRKKETAS